The following are encoded together in the Robertmurraya sp. FSL R5-0851 genome:
- a CDS encoding ABC transporter substrate-binding protein, producing the protein MKKLLKTVAVAAALTTIVAGCNKASGGNEANSDLTVVNLYSTVTNEADKITLQNVVKKFEKENPDIDIKENYPADGYEGMLRVKMAANDMPDLFDTHGWAIHRYGEYVEDLKDMDWVKDLDPALEQILKDESGKVYAYPLNQAKDGLTYNATLLEEYGIEPPTTFDEFVTALETIKKKGKGEVTPLWFAGSDKSAFGQYFDQFSTPLLITGEQNYQKELLDGTFDWSNYTFLAEKLKEMHEKKLLNEDILTAQNHQMVDLMAQNKIGFIVGGGMLGPSVEEVNPEVKLGVIPMPVIEEGDEPSWIGGERHTLAVWKDSKVKEEAKKFLEFISQPEIVKEIAEGTSLPSGLTNTESKNYYSEYYEKYADVKVEPYFDRIYLPSGMWDPMGATGQELLSGTMTPDEVSKKMEEEYKRLLAQKK; encoded by the coding sequence TTGAAAAAGCTTTTAAAGACGGTGGCGGTTGCAGCCGCGTTGACAACGATTGTGGCTGGATGCAATAAAGCATCCGGGGGGAATGAAGCAAACAGTGATCTGACGGTTGTAAACTTGTATTCGACGGTAACGAATGAAGCAGATAAAATCACGCTGCAAAATGTCGTAAAAAAGTTTGAAAAAGAAAATCCTGATATCGATATTAAAGAAAATTATCCTGCTGACGGGTATGAAGGAATGCTGCGAGTCAAAATGGCGGCAAATGATATGCCTGACTTATTTGATACCCACGGCTGGGCAATTCACCGTTACGGGGAATATGTTGAAGATTTAAAAGATATGGACTGGGTGAAGGATCTGGATCCAGCACTGGAGCAAATTTTAAAAGATGAATCTGGAAAAGTCTATGCGTACCCTCTAAATCAGGCAAAAGACGGACTTACATATAACGCAACCTTGCTAGAGGAATATGGAATTGAGCCGCCGACCACCTTTGATGAGTTCGTGACAGCACTTGAAACCATCAAGAAAAAAGGAAAGGGCGAAGTGACTCCACTTTGGTTTGCTGGTTCTGATAAATCCGCATTCGGACAGTATTTTGATCAGTTTTCCACACCACTCTTAATTACTGGAGAACAAAACTATCAAAAAGAATTGCTAGATGGCACGTTTGATTGGTCAAATTATACGTTTTTAGCAGAAAAACTAAAGGAAATGCACGAGAAGAAGCTCCTGAATGAAGATATATTGACGGCCCAGAATCATCAGATGGTCGACTTAATGGCGCAGAATAAAATTGGATTTATCGTTGGCGGCGGAATGCTCGGTCCTTCTGTTGAAGAGGTAAACCCAGAGGTCAAGCTTGGGGTTATTCCCATGCCTGTGATCGAGGAAGGCGACGAGCCGAGCTGGATTGGTGGCGAGCGTCATACATTAGCGGTTTGGAAAGATTCTAAAGTCAAAGAAGAAGCGAAAAAGTTCTTAGAATTCATTTCGCAGCCGGAGATAGTGAAAGAGATTGCGGAGGGGACGTCTCTTCCAAGTGGTCTGACCAATACGGAATCGAAAAACTATTACTCTGAATACTACGAAAAATACGCGGATGTGAAAGTGGAACCTTACTTCGACAGAATTTACCTTCCAAGCGGTATGTGGGATCCAATGGGTGCTACTGGTCAGGAATTATTGTCTGGAACAATGACACCGGACGAGGTTTCGAAAAAGATGGAAGAGGAATATAAGAGATTGCTAGCGCAGAAGAAATAG
- a CDS encoding substrate-binding domain-containing protein encodes MSITIQDIAKEAQVSISTVSRVINKSKTVSPELQKRVEEVIKKNDFKPNSLARGLITNQTNIIGIIVPDISNPVFGALTKGINSVCEQKNYTLMVCESGGKQEKEIELLKILGDKKIDGVLFAGVDVNPTLIDGMKKNEFPVVLVTQEASGGEEILYTVVHDNIRATYDAVSFLIENNHKKIAFIGGPENDYSSGQKRMKGFQLALKENELVVPDSYIEHGDFTFDSGYNCMKRIYEENLVLPTAVMVCNDVMAIGAIRFLKSAQVSVPDDISILGFDDSEIGKYFTPELSTVRISYFDEGVKAAKTLFKLMSKKNTTIPKTQFVPHKIIRRNSVRRI; translated from the coding sequence ATGTCCATTACTATTCAAGATATTGCTAAAGAGGCACAGGTTTCAATCTCAACTGTTTCAAGAGTCATTAATAAATCAAAAACAGTTAGTCCGGAATTACAGAAGAGAGTAGAAGAAGTAATTAAAAAAAATGATTTCAAGCCTAATTCCTTAGCAAGAGGTTTAATTACTAATCAAACAAACATTATCGGAATTATAGTACCGGATATCTCAAATCCCGTATTCGGTGCTTTAACGAAGGGAATTAACAGTGTTTGTGAACAAAAAAATTATACTTTAATGGTTTGTGAATCGGGGGGGAAACAGGAAAAGGAAATTGAACTATTAAAGATATTAGGAGATAAAAAAATAGATGGTGTTTTATTTGCAGGAGTCGATGTAAACCCTACTCTAATAGATGGAATGAAAAAGAATGAATTCCCAGTAGTTTTGGTCACTCAAGAAGCATCAGGTGGGGAAGAAATATTATATACAGTCGTTCATGACAATATTCGGGCAACATACGATGCGGTCTCTTTTTTAATTGAAAATAATCATAAAAAAATCGCATTTATAGGCGGACCCGAAAATGATTATTCGTCTGGGCAAAAACGGATGAAAGGATTTCAGTTAGCCTTAAAAGAAAACGAACTTGTAGTTCCGGATTCATATATTGAACATGGGGATTTCACCTTTGACTCCGGATATAATTGTATGAAGAGAATTTATGAAGAAAATTTAGTATTACCAACTGCAGTAATGGTCTGCAACGATGTAATGGCTATTGGGGCGATCAGATTTTTAAAAAGTGCTCAAGTTTCAGTTCCTGACGATATTTCCATTTTAGGGTTCGATGACTCAGAAATAGGAAAATACTTTACCCCTGAATTATCGACGGTTAGAATTTCTTACTTTGATGAGGGTGTTAAAGCAGCAAAGACGCTTTTTAAGCTTATGAGTAAAAAGAATACAACGATACCAAAGACACAATTTGTACCACATAAAATAATTAGAAGAAATAGTGTGCGTAGAATATAG
- a CDS encoding substrate-binding domain-containing protein, translating to MATIKDIADKSNVSASTVSRVLNNDDTISVQDETRERIFQVAKELGYETILERRLKQKQQTSKHVGIIVTQSLDEEINDPYFLSIRQGIEMELASHGIRTVTLRLHETETNQMIDGLDGLIVVGRVKEMALKAISKVENVVYINHSPNEDLYDAVVIDFEKATEKAIKHLLATGYKRIGYIGGREKEHSKNQKFLSEDKRLTTFERLMKEQKMFQPEAVLIGEYTMAQGYELMKNAIKMRNFPEAFFIASDPMAIGALRALQEANLNVPEDVAIIGFDDIEAASFASTPLTTIRVHTKEMGKTGVKLLLDRLNGRELPLTVTLPTELVIRESCRKNK from the coding sequence ATGGCTACTATCAAGGATATTGCGGACAAGTCGAATGTGTCGGCATCTACGGTTTCACGGGTCTTAAATAACGATGATACGATTTCCGTTCAGGATGAAACGAGGGAACGTATTTTTCAGGTCGCTAAGGAACTTGGATACGAAACGATTTTAGAAAGACGGTTGAAACAAAAACAGCAGACTTCGAAACATGTCGGGATTATCGTTACCCAATCATTGGACGAGGAGATCAATGATCCCTATTTTTTATCGATCCGCCAAGGCATTGAAATGGAACTTGCGAGTCATGGGATCAGAACCGTTACGCTCCGTTTACATGAAACGGAGACCAATCAAATGATTGACGGCCTTGATGGACTCATTGTCGTGGGCAGGGTAAAAGAAATGGCGCTCAAGGCGATCAGTAAAGTGGAAAATGTGGTGTACATTAACCATTCGCCTAACGAGGATTTGTATGATGCGGTGGTGATTGATTTTGAAAAGGCCACAGAGAAAGCGATCAAGCATCTATTAGCCACCGGCTACAAGAGAATCGGGTATATCGGAGGAAGGGAGAAGGAGCATAGTAAAAATCAAAAGTTCCTCTCTGAAGATAAACGTCTCACTACCTTTGAACGCTTGATGAAAGAACAAAAAATGTTCCAACCAGAGGCAGTTTTGATCGGTGAGTATACAATGGCACAGGGTTATGAATTAATGAAAAATGCAATTAAAATGAGGAATTTTCCCGAGGCGTTTTTTATTGCCAGTGATCCGATGGCGATTGGGGCGTTAAGAGCCTTACAAGAAGCCAATCTCAACGTTCCTGAGGATGTAGCCATTATCGGCTTTGACGATATTGAAGCTGCCTCATTCGCAAGTACACCTTTGACGACCATCAGAGTGCATACGAAGGAGATGGGGAAAACAGGAGTAAAACTTTTACTAGATCGCTTGAATGGAAGAGAACTTCCATTAACTGTGACCTTGCCGACTGAATTGGTGATAAGGGAAAGCTGTAGGAAAAATAAATAA
- a CDS encoding ABC transporter permease subunit, producing the protein MAGSSVEVERKRKTRKESSLWWMYLPALAAVCFFILYPFLNGIKISFTNWNGFSQTYDYVGFSQYTRMLKDPDTWLVVKNTLLYGVGSTILQNVIGLGYALLLNQRIYMKNFTRTIVYLPVIISPLIMGYIFYFFFAFQGGALNDLLVFFGLDKINALGDPKINIWLIVFVNTFQFVGIAMIIYLAGLQSISKDYYEAAQIDGASSFQQFKNITLPMLMPSITINMVINIIGGLKLFDVIISLTGGGPGYASQSMSTFMYDLYFNRQDAGYAATQGVFMAIIILILSLAALVYFKRKEIEA; encoded by the coding sequence ATGGCCGGCTCTTCTGTAGAAGTGGAAAGGAAACGTAAAACGCGGAAGGAATCCTCGCTTTGGTGGATGTATCTTCCCGCTCTAGCTGCTGTCTGCTTTTTCATCCTTTACCCATTTTTAAACGGAATTAAAATTTCTTTTACCAACTGGAACGGGTTTTCACAAACGTACGACTATGTTGGCTTCAGTCAATATACGAGGATGCTGAAGGATCCGGATACGTGGCTGGTCGTAAAAAACACCCTGCTGTATGGTGTGGGCAGTACCATTTTGCAAAACGTGATCGGTCTTGGGTACGCCCTTTTATTAAACCAAAGAATCTACATGAAAAATTTTACGAGGACAATTGTGTACCTTCCAGTGATTATCAGCCCGCTGATTATGGGCTATATCTTCTACTTTTTCTTTGCCTTCCAAGGCGGGGCACTGAATGATCTGCTTGTATTTTTCGGATTGGATAAAATTAATGCATTAGGTGATCCAAAAATAAATATTTGGTTGATCGTTTTCGTTAATACCTTCCAGTTTGTTGGAATTGCGATGATTATTTACCTGGCTGGATTGCAAAGTATTTCAAAGGATTATTACGAAGCCGCACAAATTGACGGAGCGTCTAGTTTTCAGCAATTTAAAAATATCACCCTGCCGATGTTAATGCCGTCGATCACCATCAACATGGTGATCAACATTATTGGGGGATTGAAATTGTTCGATGTGATCATCTCGCTGACAGGCGGCGGACCGGGCTATGCTTCGCAATCCATGTCTACGTTTATGTATGATCTTTATTTTAATAGACAAGATGCAGGATATGCCGCGACGCAAGGTGTATTTATGGCCATTATCATTTTGATTCTTAGTCTGGCAGCGCTTGTGTATTTCAAACGGAAGGAGATTGAGGCGTAA
- a CDS encoding alpha-glucosidase/alpha-galactosidase: MSKITFLGAGSTVFAKNVLGDCMFVDALDGFEFALFDIDEQRLRDSEQMLNNLKETLGKNLTIKAYTDRKESLRGAKYVINAIQVGGYKPSTVIDFEIPKKYGLRQTIADTVGIGGIFRNLRTIPVMLDFAKDMEEVCPDALFMNYTNPMAVLTGVMNRFTNIKTVGLCHSVQVCTKDLFEALGMDRAGVKEKIAGINHMAWLLEVSKDGVDLYPEIKRRARELQKTKHGDMVRFELMDKFGFYVTESSEHNAEYHPYFIKSRYPELIERFNIPLDEYPRRCEKQINDWVAMREDLVNNHSLNHVRSREYGSRIIEAMETDVPFKFGGNVLNTGRLISNLPEKACVEVPCIADRSGITPTYVGDLPEQLAALNRTNINTQLLTIEAAVTLKKEYIYQAAMLDPHTAAELSMDDIISLCDDLIEAHGEWLPKFTSENGVAVTL; the protein is encoded by the coding sequence ATGTCTAAAATTACTTTTCTTGGAGCAGGTAGTACCGTATTTGCAAAAAATGTGTTAGGAGATTGCATGTTTGTTGACGCGTTGGATGGCTTCGAATTTGCCTTATTTGATATTGATGAACAACGTTTGCGTGATTCCGAACAAATGCTAAACAATTTAAAGGAAACACTCGGGAAAAACCTAACGATTAAAGCGTATACGGATCGGAAGGAATCTTTAAGAGGCGCGAAATATGTTATCAATGCGATCCAGGTTGGAGGCTATAAACCGAGTACCGTGATCGATTTTGAAATTCCGAAAAAATATGGCTTACGGCAGACCATTGCCGATACAGTTGGAATCGGCGGAATCTTCCGTAACCTACGAACGATTCCGGTGATGCTTGATTTTGCAAAGGATATGGAGGAAGTTTGTCCGGATGCCTTATTTATGAATTATACCAACCCGATGGCTGTGCTGACTGGGGTCATGAATCGATTTACCAATATTAAAACGGTTGGCCTCTGTCACAGTGTGCAGGTTTGTACAAAAGATTTGTTTGAGGCATTGGGGATGGATCGTGCAGGTGTGAAGGAGAAAATTGCCGGGATCAATCACATGGCGTGGTTGCTTGAGGTTAGCAAGGATGGCGTGGACTTGTATCCTGAAATTAAGAGAAGAGCCCGTGAATTGCAAAAAACAAAGCATGGCGATATGGTTCGATTTGAATTAATGGATAAATTCGGGTTTTATGTGACGGAGTCATCTGAACACAATGCGGAATATCACCCGTACTTTATCAAATCTCGTTACCCTGAGTTAATTGAGCGTTTCAATATACCGCTAGATGAATACCCACGTCGCTGTGAAAAGCAAATTAATGATTGGGTAGCCATGAGGGAGGATCTGGTTAATAATCATTCCTTGAATCATGTTCGTTCTCGTGAATATGGATCGCGCATTATTGAAGCCATGGAGACAGATGTTCCGTTTAAATTTGGTGGGAATGTCTTAAACACCGGAAGACTGATTAGCAATCTTCCAGAAAAAGCTTGTGTCGAAGTGCCTTGTATCGCGGACCGCAGCGGAATCACTCCAACCTATGTGGGGGACCTTCCAGAGCAGCTCGCAGCATTAAACCGTACGAATATCAACACACAACTCTTAACCATCGAAGCAGCAGTCACGTTGAAAAAGGAATATATTTACCAGGCTGCCATGCTTGACCCGCATACCGCCGCTGAGTTATCCATGGACGACATTATCTCTCTATGTGACGACTTAATTGAAGCACATGGTGAATGGCTGCCGAAATTTACAAGTGAGAATGGTGTAGCTGTTACGTTATAG
- a CDS encoding ABC transporter ATP-binding protein, producing MTTQIKNVNKNYGSFNALRQINLDIKEGEFVAILGPSGCGKTTLLRLLAGFDSPSSGDVWMNHKLIANSTFFLPPEKRNIGMVFQSFALWPHMNVRDHIRFPLKHHQFLSEELKPSIDHRVDEVLKMVNMHHLGERMPSELSGGQKQRVALARAIAPKPALLLMDEPLSSLDAELRMGMRKEIQQLHQVTKASIVYVTHDQSEALAMADKIVVMNKGKIEQVGTPKEIYSSPTTSFVASFVGKANLIKGKWEGTAFYPFHQPSIKWDGTAVTSELRAKNLFPARPEQLELSLSDDGVKGIITNVQYQGKEIHYTIMVEGEQWVVHQDIFAEFSIGEEVYVHLKEWTYGKRMDERKELHFA from the coding sequence ATGACCACTCAAATTAAGAACGTAAATAAAAATTATGGTTCCTTTAACGCCTTGCGTCAAATCAACTTGGATATAAAAGAAGGGGAGTTTGTTGCAATTCTTGGGCCATCAGGCTGTGGGAAAACCACATTGCTTCGATTATTAGCTGGTTTTGATTCACCATCTTCAGGAGATGTGTGGATGAATCATAAATTAATCGCGAACTCAACCTTCTTCTTGCCACCCGAAAAGCGTAATATCGGAATGGTCTTTCAATCCTTTGCTTTGTGGCCGCATATGAATGTAAGGGATCATATTCGTTTTCCTCTAAAACACCATCAATTTTTAAGTGAAGAACTGAAACCCAGCATCGATCATCGAGTGGACGAAGTGTTAAAAATGGTAAATATGCATCATCTTGGAGAAAGAATGCCAAGTGAACTTTCAGGAGGTCAAAAACAAAGGGTGGCTTTAGCACGTGCGATCGCTCCTAAACCCGCCTTATTGTTAATGGACGAACCACTTAGTAGCTTAGATGCTGAATTGCGAATGGGGATGCGAAAGGAGATTCAGCAACTTCACCAAGTGACAAAGGCTTCAATTGTGTATGTGACACATGACCAAAGTGAAGCACTAGCCATGGCGGATAAAATCGTTGTCATGAATAAAGGAAAGATTGAACAAGTAGGAACTCCGAAGGAAATTTATAGCTCACCAACCACATCATTCGTTGCCTCCTTTGTGGGGAAAGCGAACTTAATAAAAGGAAAATGGGAAGGTACGGCCTTTTATCCATTTCATCAACCTTCTATTAAATGGGATGGAACGGCGGTCACCTCAGAATTAAGAGCGAAAAACCTCTTTCCAGCTCGACCCGAACAACTAGAACTCTCATTGAGTGACGATGGTGTAAAAGGAATAATCACGAATGTGCAATATCAAGGAAAAGAGATTCACTATACGATTATGGTTGAAGGGGAGCAGTGGGTAGTTCATCAAGATATTTTTGCTGAATTTTCCATCGGGGAAGAAGTATATGTTCATTTAAAGGAATGGACATATGGTAAGAGAATGGATGAGAGAAAAGAACTTCATTTTGCATGA
- a CDS encoding ABC transporter permease, with the protein MLQNVMSRVQNQNKWLLFIGVGFVVVFFVLPIFRLVFLSFSSEGSFTIGNYTSVLQDRSTWKTIENTLYVVGGSSIIAIVLGVMTAWVVAYTNIRRKKLIQVFIFLPFIIPSYITTLAWTQFMNKNGFFAHLLSLLPGSVEPLNMYSLQGIIMVMGFSHYPLVYLLTVGVLRKIPRDLEYAARVSGASKWQSFQKITLPLAIPGIASGGFLAFLASLDNFGIPAFLGIPGNIRVLSTYIYEQIVGFGPNSFERAATLSVILGFIALTGTFVQWLLLKKAKHTETAVEDKEPRFLLTKRTRLTIELLLWSFLLVTTMVPLLSMLSASLIKAYGLQFALENISLKNYQFVLLENQKAITSLKNSANLAIFTAVVCLVIGTGIAYVRTKKPSMISKGVEMIIGIPYALPGTVLALAMIFAWMEPIPGWNPGIYGTITILFIAYVTRFLILQVRGSITAFMQVDPSMEEAARVSGSNGFYKWQQILIPLIFPGVISGALLVFLTALTELTVSSLLWSSGSETIGLVIFNFEQAGYSTYSTAFSSIIVLFILLAIMMVAVLQKVWDRRMLHHDHSN; encoded by the coding sequence ATGTTGCAAAATGTTATGAGTCGAGTTCAAAACCAAAATAAATGGTTGTTATTCATAGGTGTAGGTTTCGTCGTGGTCTTTTTTGTTTTACCTATATTTAGACTGGTTTTTCTAAGCTTTTCTTCCGAGGGTAGCTTCACCATAGGAAATTATACGTCCGTCCTTCAAGATCGTTCTACATGGAAAACGATTGAAAACACGTTATATGTCGTTGGAGGTTCGTCGATTATTGCGATCGTCTTAGGGGTGATGACGGCTTGGGTAGTAGCGTACACCAATATTAGGCGAAAAAAGCTGATTCAAGTTTTTATTTTTTTACCTTTTATTATTCCGTCTTATATCACAACCTTAGCATGGACTCAGTTCATGAATAAAAATGGATTTTTCGCTCATCTATTAAGCTTGCTTCCGGGATCAGTAGAACCTTTGAATATGTATAGTTTACAAGGAATCATTATGGTTATGGGATTCTCGCATTATCCACTTGTCTATTTATTGACGGTGGGTGTTCTTAGAAAAATTCCTCGTGATCTGGAATATGCGGCAAGGGTGTCAGGAGCAAGCAAGTGGCAGTCTTTCCAAAAAATCACCCTTCCGCTAGCAATACCTGGAATAGCGAGTGGTGGGTTTCTTGCCTTTCTTGCCAGCTTGGATAATTTTGGTATTCCTGCGTTTCTTGGAATACCAGGTAATATCCGAGTGCTAAGCACATATATCTATGAGCAAATCGTAGGGTTTGGGCCAAATTCCTTTGAACGGGCAGCGACTTTATCGGTGATTTTAGGATTCATTGCCTTAACAGGTACGTTTGTTCAGTGGTTGCTACTCAAAAAGGCTAAACATACGGAAACAGCGGTAGAGGATAAAGAACCTCGATTCCTATTAACTAAAAGAACCCGTCTTACGATTGAACTGCTGTTATGGAGCTTTTTGCTAGTAACCACCATGGTTCCGCTTCTATCTATGCTTTCTGCCTCACTGATTAAAGCATATGGGTTGCAGTTTGCACTTGAAAATATAAGTTTAAAAAACTATCAATTTGTGTTGCTTGAGAATCAAAAGGCCATCACTTCTTTAAAAAACAGTGCTAACTTAGCGATCTTCACGGCGGTTGTTTGTTTGGTGATCGGTACGGGAATAGCTTACGTTAGGACAAAAAAGCCCTCTATGATCTCAAAAGGGGTAGAAATGATTATTGGCATTCCTTATGCCTTACCTGGTACGGTTTTAGCCTTAGCGATGATTTTTGCTTGGATGGAACCCATCCCGGGTTGGAATCCCGGAATCTACGGAACCATCACGATTTTATTCATCGCTTATGTGACCCGTTTTTTAATTTTACAGGTCAGGGGAAGCATTACCGCGTTTATGCAGGTTGACCCTTCGATGGAGGAAGCAGCGAGAGTGAGTGGTTCGAATGGATTTTATAAATGGCAGCAAATTTTAATACCATTGATTTTTCCTGGAGTCATCAGTGGTGCATTACTTGTCTTTTTAACCGCACTAACGGAACTAACGGTTTCCTCCCTTTTATGGTCTAGTGGATCGGAGACGATCGGGCTTGTGATCTTCAATTTTGAACAAGCAGGGTATTCCACTTACTCCACTGCTTTCTCAAGTATCATTGTTTTGTTTATTTTATTAGCCATTATGATGGTAGCGGTCTTGCAAAAGGTATGGGATAGGAGGATGTTGCATCATGACCACTCAAATTAA
- a CDS encoding carbohydrate ABC transporter permease, whose translation MDYMGKKKKWLLSGVALLISAFHLIPFYILITTALKERGDFSSKWVFPKVLAFENFAEAWETASLGNALSNTSIITFVSALLLIVFGSMAAYPLARRQTKLNKFVFMIFIAVMVIPPLTALVPLYKLVVDIGMMNTLEIAILNNVASFLPLTIFLYSGFIRSTIPKELEEAAKMDGASTLGIFFRIVFPLLKPVTASILIISCVFIWNDYQFAIFFLQAEEVKTSTVALAGFFGENANRMNLVASAAIMAVLPMVVLFLLLQKHFVKGLASGSVKG comes from the coding sequence ATGGACTATATGGGTAAAAAGAAAAAGTGGTTACTCTCAGGAGTCGCGCTTTTGATCTCAGCCTTCCACCTTATTCCTTTTTATATTTTGATTACGACCGCATTAAAGGAAAGGGGAGATTTTAGTTCGAAATGGGTGTTTCCCAAGGTCCTGGCGTTTGAGAACTTTGCAGAGGCGTGGGAAACGGCGAGTCTTGGCAATGCGCTCTCGAATACTTCGATTATTACCTTTGTAAGTGCTTTATTATTGATTGTTTTTGGCTCGATGGCCGCCTATCCCTTGGCCAGAAGGCAGACGAAACTAAATAAATTTGTTTTCATGATCTTTATTGCGGTGATGGTGATTCCGCCTTTAACCGCTTTGGTTCCATTATATAAGCTCGTAGTCGACATCGGAATGATGAATACGCTCGAAATTGCCATCTTGAATAATGTGGCGTCCTTCCTTCCATTAACCATATTCTTGTATTCAGGCTTTATTCGCTCGACGATACCTAAGGAATTGGAAGAAGCCGCAAAAATGGATGGTGCTAGTACACTGGGAATCTTTTTCCGAATTGTATTCCCTTTATTGAAGCCGGTTACGGCATCCATTTTAATCATTTCATGTGTATTCATTTGGAACGATTACCAATTCGCCATCTTCTTCCTTCAAGCAGAAGAAGTGAAGACCAGCACCGTTGCACTGGCAGGATTCTTTGGGGAAAATGCCAACCGAATGAATCTTGTTGCTTCCGCAGCCATCATGGCTGTCCTTCCAATGGTCGTATTGTTTCTACTATTACAGAAGCACTTTGTTAAAGGGTTGGCATCTGGATCGGTTAAAGGATAA
- a CDS encoding ABC transporter substrate-binding protein, with the protein MKKVKGGLLLGLVSFALAGCGSEESNATSESAAAIEGDLSFYTSQPDEDAQKLVDAFTQKYPDVTVQTYRSGTEEVVSKIKAEQKAGDIQADVLLVADSVTFEDLKEDDLLLEYKSEELSEIPSNLVDPDGMYAGTKVMATALVANTANVSEMPDSWDVLTDESSKGETIMPSPFYSGAAAYNLGVFTRNETFGWDYFKSLKENDMTVTKGNGAVLQAVAGGEKSYGMVVDFIVARAKAEGSPVELIYPKEGVPVITEPIGIMKDAENEAAAKAFVDFVLSEEGQELAAEIGYTPIRKGVEAPEGLQTIDEMNVMDADISELYQAREDDKKEFETIFGQ; encoded by the coding sequence ATGAAAAAAGTAAAAGGTGGATTACTATTAGGTCTTGTATCATTCGCACTTGCTGGTTGTGGGAGTGAGGAAAGTAATGCAACGAGTGAAAGTGCAGCTGCCATTGAAGGAGATCTATCTTTTTACACCTCACAACCAGATGAAGATGCACAAAAATTAGTAGATGCATTCACACAGAAATATCCTGATGTAACTGTTCAAACGTATCGTTCAGGAACAGAAGAGGTCGTTAGCAAAATTAAAGCGGAGCAAAAAGCGGGAGATATTCAAGCAGATGTCTTATTAGTAGCGGATTCGGTCACGTTTGAGGATTTGAAAGAAGACGATCTATTACTTGAATATAAGTCAGAGGAACTCAGTGAAATTCCTTCTAATCTAGTCGATCCAGATGGCATGTATGCGGGGACAAAGGTGATGGCGACAGCCTTAGTAGCAAACACAGCGAATGTATCGGAAATGCCGGACTCATGGGATGTTTTAACAGATGAGAGCTCTAAAGGGGAAACTATCATGCCAAGTCCTTTTTATTCAGGAGCAGCTGCTTATAATTTAGGTGTATTTACACGAAATGAAACTTTCGGCTGGGACTATTTTAAGAGTTTAAAAGAAAATGACATGACGGTGACAAAAGGGAATGGAGCGGTTCTTCAAGCGGTTGCAGGTGGTGAAAAATCATATGGGATGGTTGTGGACTTTATCGTTGCACGAGCAAAAGCTGAAGGGTCTCCAGTAGAACTGATTTATCCAAAAGAAGGAGTACCAGTGATCACAGAACCAATCGGGATTATGAAGGATGCGGAAAACGAAGCAGCAGCCAAAGCGTTTGTTGATTTCGTTTTATCAGAAGAAGGTCAAGAATTAGCCGCGGAAATTGGTTATACACCAATACGCAAAGGTGTGGAAGCGCCAGAAGGGTTACAAACGATTGACGAAATGAATGTGATGGATGCAGATATTAGTGAATTATATCAAGCAAGAGAAGATGATAAAAAGGAATTTGAAACCATTTTTGGACAATAG